ATATAAATCACTCACTTTTGACAGTAAAGCTATCAGCTTGATTGATAGCCAGCCACAATCGTTCCCCTCGGCTGAGCCCGCAGGAATTAATATACTTGACGTTGATTGGTTGGGGGCGATCCGTGCTATTCATCATTTCACACTTTTATCAAAGCTGACGTCACGTAGCGCCCATCGACCAATCGCAGCAGGCTATCGGCAgtaatttattatttcattggAAGGCGGTAAACTCTTTCATCTCTGATTAATTTACAAGCAAGTGTTGTTAGACGTTTTGTATCCTGTCCTGTGGGGCGGAATTTTCATTAAGTCAATGCGATGTGTTTTTTCATGTCCATAGAATGATTGGCAGCTGGAGCGCTAGCGCACAACGCGTAAGAATTTTCTCAGCATAGCGCAGGTTTTGATCAGGAGTAGCTGGCTGTGTGTAGTTTTTAATGGAGTGATGaacttttgtttacagtaaaggAATATTTTGACCAATATTTTCAACATGAATTTGTCGGACGAGATGCTGACGACTCCTAATGCTCAATATTTGCATCCGGACTACTTGCAGCCGTTACCGACAACAGTGAGTATACATTTCTGATTTAGCCACTGTTAACTAGTAGACTAGTTGTTGTAGCTAAATCTTTTACAAgtttaatatcatataaaagCGTAGTCGTGACTGGTCATAGACAAACCATCCCTTTAAAACAAagactttattttatttttctagcTGGACGCAAAGAAAAGTCCTTTGGCTCTGTTAGCGCAGACGTGTAGCAGCATTGGAAAGGATCCTTCTCCGAATAGCAAGCCTATAATTCCACCGTTTGGGAAAAAGGAACCGGAAAAGGCAcaagaaaaatcacagactcCAGAAAATAAGAGATCTGGTTCGTCTAATAGCAAAACAGAGGTCCAGCAAACTCGTGATTTGTCATCAAGTGAAAAACCGGGATTCAGAACTGTGCCGTCAAAAGACCTACCTCCCTTGGTACAAGTGAGTTCCCAGGAAAAGCCGAAATCCCCAGTAACGCCTGTGAAAAAGTCGGTAGAACCGGCGAAAGTGTCTGTTTCTAAGACCTCCTCGCACAGTTCACCGTCTCCGTGTAGTACCAGCTCCCAAACCAAAGTAGCAAGTAGCCGGGACTCGGATACCGAGCCCGAACCTCGGGAGTCTACGGCAAAAAGTCGAGGCTCACCGGAAACCTCGATATCATCGAAAACGAATCCATTTTCATCCGTTACCGGATTTCCTGGCTTTTCCGGTTTTCCACATGCATATCCAGGGTTTCCTTATTTAGGACACGGTCTTCCAGGTGAACTGCCGTCTTCCATTCCATACCCATCCCCTCTTTCTGCACATGCTGGACTCTATTCTTCAAGCAGTGCCGCGGCGGCAATGGCTCTAGCCCAGAGTCAAGCAGCAGCCCTAAAGCACACCTCGGCACTTTCCTCCCCCTATGTCACATACACCCGTGTTCGAACCCCTTCAGGATCGACAACTTTAGTACCCGTATGTCGTGATCCATATTGCAACAATTGTCAACTAACTATGCAAACCCAGCACTTGTCCTCACAATGCACTTCCCCAGGATGTGCTCAATGTGCACATGAGAAATCCCTTCTTAGTCTAAGTGGACTTGGATTACCA
This portion of the Magallana gigas chromosome 7, xbMagGiga1.1, whole genome shotgun sequence genome encodes:
- the LOC105332546 gene encoding zinc finger protein Noc, giving the protein MNLSDEMLTTPNAQYLHPDYLQPLPTTLDAKKSPLALLAQTCSSIGKDPSPNSKPIIPPFGKKEPEKAQEKSQTPENKRSGSSNSKTEVQQTRDLSSSEKPGFRTVPSKDLPPLVQVSSQEKPKSPVTPVKKSVEPAKVSVSKTSSHSSPSPCSTSSQTKVASSRDSDTEPEPRESTAKSRGSPETSISSKTNPFSSVTGFPGFSGFPHAYPGFPYLGHGLPGELPSSIPYPSPLSAHAGLYSSSSAAAAMALAQSQAAALKHTSALSSPYVTYTRVRTPSGSTTLVPVCRDPYCNNCQLTMQTQHLSSQCTSPGCAQCAHEKSLLSLSGLGLPGSVPMLPGFPGSAAASSGLPSLPSSLSSLYPPGALGTPHGLPFVCNWMSGTDYCGKRFTNSEELLQHLRTHTTTSEANSLAAAYGGFPGFPSALNPVSHLPTPGAVSPNSIRRSYPTSLSPVSSLLGANRYHPYKSSLLPSQSVPPLGPYYSPYALYQQRLGAVP